Proteins from a single region of Apium graveolens cultivar Ventura chromosome 7, ASM990537v1, whole genome shotgun sequence:
- the LOC141672305 gene encoding putative serine/threonine-protein kinase SIS8 yields MKNLLKKLHIMSNQSENLEGSTSSKTNKFRDVSIPDSGLQAQSNLNSEHKDKPFSSISGWLNSVTNKRSSSPTPPSSSNVTRRERIEQSDSANGSAQDVVRRETESSNLRNPDTDEEYQIQMALELSAREDPEAVQIEAVKQISLGSFPPDNTPAEVTAYRYWNYNSLSYDDKILDGFYDVYGILVESTSSKMPSLVDLQRTPVSDNITWEAVLINKASDSKLLRLEQKALEIAVKSRSECLDSDGADLVQKLAVLVSDHMGGPVGDPEKMLMAWKSLSYKLKETLGSMVLPLGSLTIGLARHRALLFKVLADSVGIPCRLIKGQQYTGSDDVAMNFVRIHGAREYIVDLMADPGTLIPSDTTGSDIEYERSFFSTPLAADSSSTASSGSGVTNSYEQPLERQVSELRSRYNVSSAENKLDERSELVASTSSILHSKAEEGSKALSAIPGNSGKEMVREIPRRSNYSFPHARSPSWTEGVSSPAAHKMKVKDVSQYMIDAAKENPQLAQKLHDVLLESGVVAPPDLFTEIYQEQVDMEKAEQNIPSEKDKRIRTNDDTLRNKGKPDNVWPRFLPPLPSQGALAKRGHSGQSEDPSGVKEVGERVSLQSDVAPRKHVKNVPVAAAAAAAAVVASSMVVAAARTTADNNSELPVAAAATATAAAMVATTVAVGNQLENVDDHSPSAATPFFNPLGCARNDGDADATIHEPRGSGNQLPDAARGNPEGERTSDRSAGNDSTRSDTSLEDVSDCEIPWEDITIGERIGLGSYGEVYRGDWHGTEVAVKKFLDQELTGESLEEFKTEVWIMKRVRHPNVVLFMGAVTRPPNLSIVTEFLPRGSLYRLIHRPNNQLDVRRRLRMALDAARGMNYLHNCSPVIVHRDLKSPNLLVDKNWVVKVCDFGLSRMKHSTFLSSRSTAGTAEWMAPEVLRNEPSDEKCDVYSYGVILWELCTLQQPWGGMNPMQVVGAVGFQHRRLEIPDDIDPAVADIICKCWQTDPKLRPSFSEIMAALKPLQKPISNSQVPRPPSSSSSGQ; encoded by the exons ATGAAGAATCTTCTAAAGAAACTTCACATCATGTCGAATCAATCTGAAAATTTAGAAGGTTCTACTTCATCGAAAACCAATAAGTTTAGGGATGTTTCGATACCTGATAGTGGTTTGCAGGCTCAGTCTAATTTGAATTCTGAGCATAAAGATAAGCCCTTTTCGAGTATTTCTGGGTGGTTGAATTCGGTGACCAATAAACGTAGTTCTAGTCCTACTCCACCCTCATCTTCGAATGTGACTAGAAGGGAGAGAATTGAGCAGTCTGATTCTGCGAATGGTAGTGCTCAGGATGTTGTGAGGCGTGAAACGGAGTCTAGTAACTTAAGGAATCCTGATACTGATGAGGAGTATCAGATACAAATGGCTTTAGAGTTGAGTGCAAGGGAGGATCCAGAAGCAGTCCAGATTGAAGCAGTTAAGCAGATTAGTTTGGGCTCTTTTCCACCGGATAATACCCCTGCGGAAGTTACTGCATATAGATATTGG AATTACAATTCTCTAAGCTATGATGACAAGATTCTGGATGGTTTCTATGATGTATATGGTATCTTGGTCGAGTCCACTTCTTCGAAGATGCCTTCTCTTGTTGATCTTCAACGAACGCCGGTGTCAGATAACATCACCTGGGAAGCCGTTTTAATTAATAAGGCTTCCGATTCTAAGCTGTTGCGACTTGAACAGAAGGCCTTGGAAATAGCTGTCAAGTCGAGGTCAGAATGTCTTGATTCTGATGGTGCTGATTTAGTGCAGAAGCTTGCTGTTTTAGTTTCGGATCACATGGGGGGGCCAGTTGGTGATCCTGAAAAAATGTTGATGGCATGGAAAAGTCTTAGTTACAAGTTAAAGGAAACTCTCGGGAGCATGGTTTTGCCTCTCGGTTCTTTGACGATAGGCTTGGCACGTCATCGAGCACTGTTGTTTAAG GTTTTGGCCGATAGTGTTGGCATACCTTGCCGGTTAATTAAAGGACAGCAATATACTGGTTCCGACGATGTGGCAATGAACTTCGTAAGGATTCATGGTGCAAG GGAATACATTGTTGATTTGATGGCCGACCCGGGCACGCTTATTCCATCAGACACAACAGGATCAGATATAGAGTACGAAAGATCTTTCTTCTCTACTCCTTTGGCCGCAGACTCCTCTAGTACAGCTTCGTCAGGTAGTGGTGTTACCAATTCATATGAACAACCATTGGAACGTCAGGTCTCCGAGCTCAGATCCAGATATAATGTCAGTTCTGCAGAAAACAAGCTTGATGAAAGAAGTGAGCTTGTGGCTTCTACAAGTTCAATATTACATAGTAAAGCTGAGGAAGGGTCTAAAGCATTGTCAGCTATCCCTGGAAATTCAGGGAAGGAGATGGTTAGGGAAATACCTCGCAGGTCCAATTATTCTTTTCCGCATGCAAGATCTCCTTCATGGACCGAAGGTGTTAGCTCCCCGGCTGCACACAAGATGAAGGTGAAGGATGTTTCACAATATATGATTGATGCTGCCAAAGAAAATCCACAGTTGGCTCAAAAGCTCCATGATGTGTTACTTGAAAGTGGTGTTGTTGCACCTCCAGATCTTTTTACTGAAATATACCAGGAGCAGGTAGATATGGAAAAGGCAGAACAGAATATTCCGTCTGAAAAAGACAAAAGGATTAGAACAAATGACGACACTTTGAGAAACAAGGGTAAGCCTGATAATGTTTGGCCCCGCTTTTTACCTCCTCTGCCATCTCAAGGTGCACTTGCCAAACGAGGTCATTCTGGACAATCAGAGGATCCGTCTGGTGTCAAGGAAGTCGGGGAGAGAGTTTCCTTGCAATCTGATGTAGCTCCCAGGAAACATGTTAAAAATGTTCCTGTTGCAGCAGCGGCGGCGGCAGCAGCTGTTGTAGCATCTTCAATGGTAGTTGCTGCAGCAAGGACAACTGCTGATAATAATTCAGAACTTCCGGTAGCAGCTGCAGCCACTGCTACAGCGGCAGCTATGGTGGCAACTACAGTAGCTGTTGGCAACCAGCTAGAGAATGTTGATGATCATTCACCAAGTGCAGCTACTCCCTTCTTTAACCCATTGGGCTGTGCAAGAAATGATGGAGATGCAGATGCTACTATTCATGAGCCTCGGGGCAGTGGTAACCAATTGCCTGATGCTGCAAGGGGAAATCCAGAAGGTGAGAGAACATCAGATAGGTCTGCCGGTAATGATAGCACAAGGTCTGACACCTCACTTGAAGATGTGTCAGACTGCGAGATCCCGTGGGAGGATATCACAATTGGCGAGCGTATTGGACTTG GATCATACGGGGAGGTATATCGTGGTGACTGGCATGGAACT GAAGTTGCTGTCAAGAAGTTCCTAGACCAAGAACTAACCGGTGAATCCCTTGAAGAGTTTAAAACTGAG GTCTGGATCATGAAAAGAGTTAGACATCCCAATGTTGTTCTCTTTATGGGAGCTGTAACTCGCCCACCAAATCTGTCAATTGTAACAGAATTCCTTCCTAG AGGTAGTTTGTATAGATTAATTCACCGGCCCAACAATCAATTGGATGTCCGTAGACGTTTGAGGATGGCCCTCGATGCT GCAAGGGGCATGAATTATTTGCACAATTGTTCACCAGTTATTGTTCATCGTGATTTGAAGTCCCCAAATCTTCTTGTGGATAAGAACTGGGTTGTGAAG GTATGCGATTTTGGGTTGTCAAGAATGAAGCACAGCACATTTCTTTCCTCGAGGTCAACTGCAGGGACG GCTGAGTGGATGGCTCCAGAGGTACTCAGAAATGAGCCGTCAGATGAGAA GTGCGATGTTTATAGCTATGGTGTAATATTATGGGAACTCTGTACCTTACAACAACCATGGGGAGGAATGAACCCTATGCAAGTTGTTGGAGCTGTTGGATTTCAACATCGGCGTCTTGAGATTCCAGATGACATAGATCCGGCTGTTGCAGATATCATTTGCAAATGCTGGCAAAC TGATCCAAAGTTACGGCCGTCATTTTCTGAAATTATGGCTGCATTGAAGCCACTACAAAAGCCTATATCTAATTCACAAGTGCCGAGACCGCCTTCATCATCAAGCAGTGGACAGTAG
- the LOC141670418 gene encoding thaumatin-like protein produces the protein MLLFRSLSSLLFLSLFALHISATSITLYNKCSHPVWPGIQPGAGKPILARGGFKLLPRKTYTLQLPPAWSGRIWGRHGCAFDAHGRGKCATGDCGGALFCNGIGGTPPATLAEITLGAEQDFYDVSLVDGYNLAISITPYKGSGKCTYAGCVSDLNMMCPVGLQVRSHDKRQVVACKSACFAFNSPRYCCTGSFGSPQSCKPTAYSRIFKTACPRAYSYAYDDPTSIATCTGGSYFLTFCPHH, from the exons ATGCTGCTCTTCAGATCTCTCTCCTCTCTCCTTTTTCTCTCCCTCTTTGCTCTCCACATTTCAG CAACATCAATAACTCTGTACAACAAGTGCAGCCACCCAGTGTGGCCTGGAATTCAGCCTGGTGCAGGCAAGCCAATCTTGGCGCGAGGCGGATTCAAACTCCTTCCGAGAAAGACTTATACTCTGCAGCTTCCTCCAGCGTGGTCTGGCCGTATATGGGGCAGGCATGGTTGTGCTTTTGATGCTCATGGTCGTGGAAAATGCGCCACTGGTGACTGCGGTGGAGCCCTTTTCTGTAATGGCATTGGTGGCACACCTCCAGCGACACTTGCTGAGATTACGCTGGGGGCTGAACAGGATTTCTATGATGTGAGCCTTGTTGATGGCTACAACTTGGCCATTTCTATTACACCTTATAAGGGCTCGGGTAAATGTACCTATGCTGGATGTGTTAGCGATCTCAATATGATGTGCCCTGTTGGACTTCAG GTTCGGTCTCATGACAAACGCCAAGTGGTGGCGTGCAAAAGTGCTTGCTTTGCCTTCAACTCACCAAGGTACTGTTGCACAGGCAGCTTTGGGAGTCCACAATCGTGCAAGCCGACAGCTTACTCAAGGATCTTCAAGACAGCATGTCCACGGGCTTACTCTTATGCTTATGATGATCCTACCAGTATTGCTACTTGCACTGGTGGAAGTTATTTCCTCACATTCTGCCCTCACCATTAG
- the LOC141671260 gene encoding uncharacterized protein LOC141671260 translates to MEAQSDLPPVVTQPDVQFSDVAVENRGAQVNNNNPAYDEMITAAILALKEKDGSSRQAIDKFIENMFRNLSPSHATLLTYHLKKMRNEGRLVMNKHSYMLPGVQFAVESVGQVSVGSKRGRGRPRKVQANGGGGVGDLEAPPVSVGVIGGNAVPFDPIGAVPNVVPIGEVVDGGTVVKKRPGRPRKLQAAMVGVEPIVAAEPMVVTETIVGAEPISVGRRPGRPPKVNNGMVGVGNEGSILGKRGRGRPPKKLGAGSGLVGIVGSLKKGRGRPAKSTAEGMVTGQRPRGRPRKGTVSRPRGRPRKDVPVNGGGAGAAFTPVDEMGSTGRPAKMAVRRNTRKPLGRPKKDASVLAVQAFNQQGLLSYQDLKGRVEHFQSRVNQAVDVILSYINPEVAPVAVGMLQELQEISLIDMIGPPYSRGLGATGIDATGTDAAVTAPSVAPLDDQGGLGSDPPFAPLSVQQSAQYLL, encoded by the exons ATGGAAGCTCAGTCAGATCTGCCACCGGTGGTGACCCAGCCGGACGTTCAATTCTCCGATGTGGCTGTTGAAAACAGGGGTGCTCAGGTTAACAACAACAACCCAGCTTATGATGAG ATGATTACAGCTGCAATTTTAGCTTTGAAGGAGAAGGATGGCTCAAGCAGACAAGCTATTGATAAGTTTATCGAGAACATGTTCAGGAATTTGTCACCGAGTCATGCTACTCTGTTGACTTATCACCTCAAAaagatgaggaatgaagggaGGCTTGTTATGAATAAGCATTCCTACATGCTTCCTGGAGTTCAATTTGCTGTTGAGAGTGTTGGTCAAGTTTCGGTTGGGTCGAAAAGGGGGCGCGGTAGGCCAAGGAAGGTTCAGGCAAATGGCGGTGGGGGGGTTGGTGATTTGGAGGCTCCACCGGTTTCTGTTGGGGTGATTGGGGGGAATGCTGTTCCTTTTGATCCGATTGGGGCGGTGCCGAATGTGGTGCCCATTGGTGAGGTGGTTGATGGAGGGACGGTGGTTAAGAAGAGGCCGGGAAGGCCACGTAAGTTGCAGGCTGCAATGGTTGGTGTTGAGCCAATTGTGGCAGCTGAACCGATGGTAGTGACTGAGACGATTGTGGGGGCCGAACCAATTTCGGTTGGTAGGAGGCCCGGGAGGCCTCCTAAGGTTAATAATGGAATGGTTGGAGTTGGAAATGAGGGGTCGATATTGGGGAAGAGAGGAAGGGGGCGTCCGCCGAAGAAGCTTGGTGCAGGATCTGGTTTGGTGGGAATTGTTGGTAGCCTTAAGAAGGGACGTGGAAGGCCAGCGAAGTCCACAGCAGAGGGGATGGTTACAGGACAGAGACCAAGAGGGCGACCAAGGAAGGGTACTGTTTCTAGGCCTAGGGGTAGGCCACGAAAGGATGTGCCGGTTAATGGTGGTGGCGCGGGCGCGGCATTCACCCCTGTTGATGAGATGGGAAGTACTGGCAGACCTGCCAAAATGGCTGTGAGGCGGAACACTAGAAAGCCTTTGGGCAGGCCAAAGAAG GATGCTTCAGTCCTAGCAGTTCAAGCATTCAATCAGCAGGGTTTGTTATCCTATCAAGACCTCAAAGGAAGAGTTGAGCATTTT CAATCTAGGGTTAATCAAGCAGTGGACGTTATACTGTCATATATAAACCCTGAAGTTGCACCTGTTGCTGTAGGAATGCTACAAGAGCTACAAGAGATCTCTTTGATTGATATGATTGGACCACCATATTCGAGGGGACTAGGTGCAACTGGTATAGATGCAACTGGTACTGATGCAGCAGTAACAGCCCCGAGTGTTGCACCGTTAGATGACCAAGGTGGACTGGGAAGTGACCCCCCATTCGCCCCTTTATCTGTTCAACAGTCGGCTCAGTATCTACTTTAA
- the LOC141674974 gene encoding calcium-binding allergen Ole e 8-like: MMTEIDADRDGFISLDEFAGFLSAGSDNVEGELREAFELYDINKNGLISSSELGEILSRIGENVTEKDCVRMIESVDEDGDGFVNFEEFKTMMSRNNSSVNTPSVP, encoded by the coding sequence ATGATGACCGAAATCGACGCCGATCGCGACGGTTTCATCAGCCTCGACGAATTCGCCGGCTTCTTATCGGCCGGATCCGACAATGTCGAGGGAGAATTGAGAGAGGCGTTCGAATTGTACGATATAAACAAGAACGGACTTATTTCGAGCTCGGAATTGGGAGAGATCTTGTCGAGAATCGGAGAGAATGTTACGGAGAAGGATTGTGTGAGGATGATCGAAAGTGTTGATGAAGATGGAGATGGATTTGTGAATTTTGAAGAGTTTAAGACTATGATGAGTCGGAATAATTCAAGCGTTAATACTCCCTCCGTTCCTTAA